In Chelonoidis abingdonii isolate Lonesome George chromosome 15, CheloAbing_2.0, whole genome shotgun sequence, the following are encoded in one genomic region:
- the RASGEF1A gene encoding ras-GEF domain-containing family member 1A isoform X3: protein MYILQKKMRETMPQTPIFSSMLGSSCSGQVQPDMGERCGDPVYQDGNLISGSLEALIERLVPTMDYYPDRTYIFTFLLSSRVFIHPHELLAKVGQICIKQKQQLEIGSEAEKAKLKSFAAKIIQLLKEWTETFPYDFQDEKSMKELKEIAHRITQCDEENGTVKKIISQMTQNLLMTLSARSQYQEIKEKFRQPVTDKGTILKNKPQSTQKDILSICCDPLILAQQLTHIELERVSNIYAEDLMQIVSHMDSLDNHKVRVWCRGDVTKTYTLEAYDNWFNCLSMLVATEICRVVKKKQRTRIVEFFIDVARECFNIGNFNSMMAIISGMNLSPVARLKKTWSKVKTAKFDVLEHHMDPSSNFCNYRTALQGAAQRSQTANSNREKIVIPVFNLFIKDIYFLHKMHTNRLPNGQINFKKFWEISRLIHDFITWKQVECPFEKDKKIQSYLLTAPIYSEEALFIASFESEGPENHMEKDSWKTLRTTLLNRA, encoded by the exons ATGTacatattacagaaaaaaatgagg GAAACTATGCCCCAGACACCAATATTTTCCAGCATGCTTGGTTCCAGTTGTAGTGGGCAGGTGCAGCCAGACATGGGCGAGAGATGTGGAGATCCTGTTTACCAGGATGGGAATCTCATCTCTGGATCACTGGAGGCCCTGATAGAGCGGCTGGTGCCCACCATGGACTATTATCCTGAT AGGACTTACATCTTCACTTTCCTACTGAGCTCCCGAGTCTTCATCCACCCACACGAGCTTCTGGCAAAAGTGGGGCAGATCTGCAttaagcagaagcagcagcttgaGATTGGGTCTGAGGCAGAAAAG GCAAAGCTAAAATCCTTTGCTGCCAAGATCATTCAGCTCCTGAAAGAATGGACAGAAACATTCCCCTATGACTTCCAGGATGAGAAATCCATGAAGGAGCTGAAGGAGATTGCTCACAGGATCACGCAATGTGATGAG GAAAATGGAACCGTGAAGAAGATCATCAGCCAGATGACACAGAATCTACTGATGACCCTCTCTGCAAGGAGTCAGTACCAGGAGATAAAAGAGAAATTCAGGCAACCTGTTACTGATAAAGGAACCATCCTTAAAAACAAGCCTCAGTCGACCCAGAAGGACATACTGAGCATATGTTGTGACCCACTGATCTTGGCGCAGCAGCTAACTCATATTGAGCTG gagagggtgagcaACATTTACGCAGAGGATCTGATGCAGATTGTCAGTCACATGGATTCCCTGGATAACCACAAGGTGCGTGTGTGG TGCCGAGGCGATGTTACCAAAACCTACACCTTGGAGGCCTATGACAACTGGTTCAACTGCCTCAGCATGCTGGTGGCTACAGAGATTTGTAGG GTTGTGAAGAAAAAGCAGCGGACGAGAATAGTGGAATTTTTTATTGATGTGGCACGAGAGTGCTTCAACATCGGAAACTTCAACTCAATGATGGCCATTATCT CTGGCATGAACCTGAGTCCTGTAGCACGGCTAAAGAAAACCTGGTCCAAGGTCAAAACAGCGAAATTCGATGTTTTAGAG CATCACATGGACCCATCCAGCAACTTTTGTAATTACCGGacagccctgcagggagcagcacagAGATCTCAGACTGCCAACAGCAATCGGGAAAAAATTGTCATCCCCGTTTTCAACCTGTTCATTAAAGATATCTACTTTCTGCACAAGATGCACACAAACCGCTTGCCCAATGGACAGATAAACTTCAAG AAATTTTGGGAAATTTCAAGACTAATTCATGATTTCATAACATGGAAGCAAGTAGAGTGTCCTTTTGAGAAGGACAAGAAGATCCAGAGTTATCTACTCACGGCACCTATTTACAGTGAAGAAG CTCTGTTTATAGCATCCTTCGAAAGTGAAGGTCCAGAAAATCACATGGAAAAAGACAGCTGGAAGACACTCAG
- the RASGEF1A gene encoding ras-GEF domain-containing family member 1A isoform X6: MPQTPIFSSMLGSSCSGQVQPDMGERCGDPVYQDGNLISGSLEALIERLVPTMDYYPDRTYIFTFLLSSRVFIHPHELLAKVGQICIKQKQQLEIGSEAEKAKLKSFAAKIIQLLKEWTETFPYDFQDEKSMKELKEIAHRITQCDEENGTVKKIISQMTQNLLMTLSARSQYQEIKEKFRQPVTDKGTILKNKPQSTQKDILSICCDPLILAQQLTHIELERVSNIYAEDLMQIVSHMDSLDNHKVRVWCRGDVTKTYTLEAYDNWFNCLSMLVATEICRVVKKKQRTRIVEFFIDVARECFNIGNFNSMMAIISGMNLSPVARLKKTWSKVKTAKFDVLEHHMDPSSNFCNYRTALQGAAQRSQTANSNREKIVIPVFNLFIKDIYFLHKMHTNRLPNGQINFKKFWEISRLIHDFITWKQVECPFEKDKKIQSYLLTAPIYSEEALFIASFESEGPENHMEKDSWKTLRTTLLNRA; this comes from the exons ATGCCCCAGACACCAATATTTTCCAGCATGCTTGGTTCCAGTTGTAGTGGGCAGGTGCAGCCAGACATGGGCGAGAGATGTGGAGATCCTGTTTACCAGGATGGGAATCTCATCTCTGGATCACTGGAGGCCCTGATAGAGCGGCTGGTGCCCACCATGGACTATTATCCTGAT AGGACTTACATCTTCACTTTCCTACTGAGCTCCCGAGTCTTCATCCACCCACACGAGCTTCTGGCAAAAGTGGGGCAGATCTGCAttaagcagaagcagcagcttgaGATTGGGTCTGAGGCAGAAAAG GCAAAGCTAAAATCCTTTGCTGCCAAGATCATTCAGCTCCTGAAAGAATGGACAGAAACATTCCCCTATGACTTCCAGGATGAGAAATCCATGAAGGAGCTGAAGGAGATTGCTCACAGGATCACGCAATGTGATGAG GAAAATGGAACCGTGAAGAAGATCATCAGCCAGATGACACAGAATCTACTGATGACCCTCTCTGCAAGGAGTCAGTACCAGGAGATAAAAGAGAAATTCAGGCAACCTGTTACTGATAAAGGAACCATCCTTAAAAACAAGCCTCAGTCGACCCAGAAGGACATACTGAGCATATGTTGTGACCCACTGATCTTGGCGCAGCAGCTAACTCATATTGAGCTG gagagggtgagcaACATTTACGCAGAGGATCTGATGCAGATTGTCAGTCACATGGATTCCCTGGATAACCACAAGGTGCGTGTGTGG TGCCGAGGCGATGTTACCAAAACCTACACCTTGGAGGCCTATGACAACTGGTTCAACTGCCTCAGCATGCTGGTGGCTACAGAGATTTGTAGG GTTGTGAAGAAAAAGCAGCGGACGAGAATAGTGGAATTTTTTATTGATGTGGCACGAGAGTGCTTCAACATCGGAAACTTCAACTCAATGATGGCCATTATCT CTGGCATGAACCTGAGTCCTGTAGCACGGCTAAAGAAAACCTGGTCCAAGGTCAAAACAGCGAAATTCGATGTTTTAGAG CATCACATGGACCCATCCAGCAACTTTTGTAATTACCGGacagccctgcagggagcagcacagAGATCTCAGACTGCCAACAGCAATCGGGAAAAAATTGTCATCCCCGTTTTCAACCTGTTCATTAAAGATATCTACTTTCTGCACAAGATGCACACAAACCGCTTGCCCAATGGACAGATAAACTTCAAG AAATTTTGGGAAATTTCAAGACTAATTCATGATTTCATAACATGGAAGCAAGTAGAGTGTCCTTTTGAGAAGGACAAGAAGATCCAGAGTTATCTACTCACGGCACCTATTTACAGTGAAGAAG CTCTGTTTATAGCATCCTTCGAAAGTGAAGGTCCAGAAAATCACATGGAAAAAGACAGCTGGAAGACACTCAG
- the RASGEF1A gene encoding ras-GEF domain-containing family member 1A isoform X2 — protein MAEPLCNAAVNKCKETMPQTPIFSSMLGSSCSGQVQPDMGERCGDPVYQDGNLISGSLEALIERLVPTMDYYPDRTYIFTFLLSSRVFIHPHELLAKVGQICIKQKQQLEIGSEAEKAKLKSFAAKIIQLLKEWTETFPYDFQDEKSMKELKEIAHRITQCDEENGTVKKIISQMTQNLLMTLSARSQYQEIKEKFRQPVTDKGTILKNKPQSTQKDILSICCDPLILAQQLTHIELERVSNIYAEDLMQIVSHMDSLDNHKCRGDVTKTYTLEAYDNWFNCLSMLVATEICRVVKKKQRTRIVEFFIDVARECFNIGNFNSMMAIISGMNLSPVARLKKTWSKVKTAKFDVLEHHMDPSSNFCNYRTALQGAAQRSQTANSNREKIVIPVFNLFIKDIYFLHKMHTNRLPNGQINFKKFWEISRLIHDFITWKQVECPFEKDKKIQSYLLTAPIYSEEALFIASFESEGPENHMEKDSWKTLRTTLLNRA, from the exons GAAACTATGCCCCAGACACCAATATTTTCCAGCATGCTTGGTTCCAGTTGTAGTGGGCAGGTGCAGCCAGACATGGGCGAGAGATGTGGAGATCCTGTTTACCAGGATGGGAATCTCATCTCTGGATCACTGGAGGCCCTGATAGAGCGGCTGGTGCCCACCATGGACTATTATCCTGAT AGGACTTACATCTTCACTTTCCTACTGAGCTCCCGAGTCTTCATCCACCCACACGAGCTTCTGGCAAAAGTGGGGCAGATCTGCAttaagcagaagcagcagcttgaGATTGGGTCTGAGGCAGAAAAG GCAAAGCTAAAATCCTTTGCTGCCAAGATCATTCAGCTCCTGAAAGAATGGACAGAAACATTCCCCTATGACTTCCAGGATGAGAAATCCATGAAGGAGCTGAAGGAGATTGCTCACAGGATCACGCAATGTGATGAG GAAAATGGAACCGTGAAGAAGATCATCAGCCAGATGACACAGAATCTACTGATGACCCTCTCTGCAAGGAGTCAGTACCAGGAGATAAAAGAGAAATTCAGGCAACCTGTTACTGATAAAGGAACCATCCTTAAAAACAAGCCTCAGTCGACCCAGAAGGACATACTGAGCATATGTTGTGACCCACTGATCTTGGCGCAGCAGCTAACTCATATTGAGCTG gagagggtgagcaACATTTACGCAGAGGATCTGATGCAGATTGTCAGTCACATGGATTCCCTGGATAACCACAAG TGCCGAGGCGATGTTACCAAAACCTACACCTTGGAGGCCTATGACAACTGGTTCAACTGCCTCAGCATGCTGGTGGCTACAGAGATTTGTAGG GTTGTGAAGAAAAAGCAGCGGACGAGAATAGTGGAATTTTTTATTGATGTGGCACGAGAGTGCTTCAACATCGGAAACTTCAACTCAATGATGGCCATTATCT CTGGCATGAACCTGAGTCCTGTAGCACGGCTAAAGAAAACCTGGTCCAAGGTCAAAACAGCGAAATTCGATGTTTTAGAG CATCACATGGACCCATCCAGCAACTTTTGTAATTACCGGacagccctgcagggagcagcacagAGATCTCAGACTGCCAACAGCAATCGGGAAAAAATTGTCATCCCCGTTTTCAACCTGTTCATTAAAGATATCTACTTTCTGCACAAGATGCACACAAACCGCTTGCCCAATGGACAGATAAACTTCAAG AAATTTTGGGAAATTTCAAGACTAATTCATGATTTCATAACATGGAAGCAAGTAGAGTGTCCTTTTGAGAAGGACAAGAAGATCCAGAGTTATCTACTCACGGCACCTATTTACAGTGAAGAAG CTCTGTTTATAGCATCCTTCGAAAGTGAAGGTCCAGAAAATCACATGGAAAAAGACAGCTGGAAGACACTCAG
- the RASGEF1A gene encoding ras-GEF domain-containing family member 1A isoform X1: MAEPLCNAAVNKCKETMPQTPIFSSMLGSSCSGQVQPDMGERCGDPVYQDGNLISGSLEALIERLVPTMDYYPDRTYIFTFLLSSRVFIHPHELLAKVGQICIKQKQQLEIGSEAEKAKLKSFAAKIIQLLKEWTETFPYDFQDEKSMKELKEIAHRITQCDEENGTVKKIISQMTQNLLMTLSARSQYQEIKEKFRQPVTDKGTILKNKPQSTQKDILSICCDPLILAQQLTHIELERVSNIYAEDLMQIVSHMDSLDNHKVRVWCRGDVTKTYTLEAYDNWFNCLSMLVATEICRVVKKKQRTRIVEFFIDVARECFNIGNFNSMMAIISGMNLSPVARLKKTWSKVKTAKFDVLEHHMDPSSNFCNYRTALQGAAQRSQTANSNREKIVIPVFNLFIKDIYFLHKMHTNRLPNGQINFKKFWEISRLIHDFITWKQVECPFEKDKKIQSYLLTAPIYSEEALFIASFESEGPENHMEKDSWKTLRTTLLNRA, from the exons GAAACTATGCCCCAGACACCAATATTTTCCAGCATGCTTGGTTCCAGTTGTAGTGGGCAGGTGCAGCCAGACATGGGCGAGAGATGTGGAGATCCTGTTTACCAGGATGGGAATCTCATCTCTGGATCACTGGAGGCCCTGATAGAGCGGCTGGTGCCCACCATGGACTATTATCCTGAT AGGACTTACATCTTCACTTTCCTACTGAGCTCCCGAGTCTTCATCCACCCACACGAGCTTCTGGCAAAAGTGGGGCAGATCTGCAttaagcagaagcagcagcttgaGATTGGGTCTGAGGCAGAAAAG GCAAAGCTAAAATCCTTTGCTGCCAAGATCATTCAGCTCCTGAAAGAATGGACAGAAACATTCCCCTATGACTTCCAGGATGAGAAATCCATGAAGGAGCTGAAGGAGATTGCTCACAGGATCACGCAATGTGATGAG GAAAATGGAACCGTGAAGAAGATCATCAGCCAGATGACACAGAATCTACTGATGACCCTCTCTGCAAGGAGTCAGTACCAGGAGATAAAAGAGAAATTCAGGCAACCTGTTACTGATAAAGGAACCATCCTTAAAAACAAGCCTCAGTCGACCCAGAAGGACATACTGAGCATATGTTGTGACCCACTGATCTTGGCGCAGCAGCTAACTCATATTGAGCTG gagagggtgagcaACATTTACGCAGAGGATCTGATGCAGATTGTCAGTCACATGGATTCCCTGGATAACCACAAGGTGCGTGTGTGG TGCCGAGGCGATGTTACCAAAACCTACACCTTGGAGGCCTATGACAACTGGTTCAACTGCCTCAGCATGCTGGTGGCTACAGAGATTTGTAGG GTTGTGAAGAAAAAGCAGCGGACGAGAATAGTGGAATTTTTTATTGATGTGGCACGAGAGTGCTTCAACATCGGAAACTTCAACTCAATGATGGCCATTATCT CTGGCATGAACCTGAGTCCTGTAGCACGGCTAAAGAAAACCTGGTCCAAGGTCAAAACAGCGAAATTCGATGTTTTAGAG CATCACATGGACCCATCCAGCAACTTTTGTAATTACCGGacagccctgcagggagcagcacagAGATCTCAGACTGCCAACAGCAATCGGGAAAAAATTGTCATCCCCGTTTTCAACCTGTTCATTAAAGATATCTACTTTCTGCACAAGATGCACACAAACCGCTTGCCCAATGGACAGATAAACTTCAAG AAATTTTGGGAAATTTCAAGACTAATTCATGATTTCATAACATGGAAGCAAGTAGAGTGTCCTTTTGAGAAGGACAAGAAGATCCAGAGTTATCTACTCACGGCACCTATTTACAGTGAAGAAG CTCTGTTTATAGCATCCTTCGAAAGTGAAGGTCCAGAAAATCACATGGAAAAAGACAGCTGGAAGACACTCAG
- the RASGEF1A gene encoding ras-GEF domain-containing family member 1A isoform X5, protein MFLETLETMPQTPIFSSMLGSSCSGQVQPDMGERCGDPVYQDGNLISGSLEALIERLVPTMDYYPDRTYIFTFLLSSRVFIHPHELLAKVGQICIKQKQQLEIGSEAEKAKLKSFAAKIIQLLKEWTETFPYDFQDEKSMKELKEIAHRITQCDEENGTVKKIISQMTQNLLMTLSARSQYQEIKEKFRQPVTDKGTILKNKPQSTQKDILSICCDPLILAQQLTHIELERVSNIYAEDLMQIVSHMDSLDNHKCRGDVTKTYTLEAYDNWFNCLSMLVATEICRVVKKKQRTRIVEFFIDVARECFNIGNFNSMMAIISGMNLSPVARLKKTWSKVKTAKFDVLEHHMDPSSNFCNYRTALQGAAQRSQTANSNREKIVIPVFNLFIKDIYFLHKMHTNRLPNGQINFKKFWEISRLIHDFITWKQVECPFEKDKKIQSYLLTAPIYSEEALFIASFESEGPENHMEKDSWKTLRTTLLNRA, encoded by the exons GAAACTATGCCCCAGACACCAATATTTTCCAGCATGCTTGGTTCCAGTTGTAGTGGGCAGGTGCAGCCAGACATGGGCGAGAGATGTGGAGATCCTGTTTACCAGGATGGGAATCTCATCTCTGGATCACTGGAGGCCCTGATAGAGCGGCTGGTGCCCACCATGGACTATTATCCTGAT AGGACTTACATCTTCACTTTCCTACTGAGCTCCCGAGTCTTCATCCACCCACACGAGCTTCTGGCAAAAGTGGGGCAGATCTGCAttaagcagaagcagcagcttgaGATTGGGTCTGAGGCAGAAAAG GCAAAGCTAAAATCCTTTGCTGCCAAGATCATTCAGCTCCTGAAAGAATGGACAGAAACATTCCCCTATGACTTCCAGGATGAGAAATCCATGAAGGAGCTGAAGGAGATTGCTCACAGGATCACGCAATGTGATGAG GAAAATGGAACCGTGAAGAAGATCATCAGCCAGATGACACAGAATCTACTGATGACCCTCTCTGCAAGGAGTCAGTACCAGGAGATAAAAGAGAAATTCAGGCAACCTGTTACTGATAAAGGAACCATCCTTAAAAACAAGCCTCAGTCGACCCAGAAGGACATACTGAGCATATGTTGTGACCCACTGATCTTGGCGCAGCAGCTAACTCATATTGAGCTG gagagggtgagcaACATTTACGCAGAGGATCTGATGCAGATTGTCAGTCACATGGATTCCCTGGATAACCACAAG TGCCGAGGCGATGTTACCAAAACCTACACCTTGGAGGCCTATGACAACTGGTTCAACTGCCTCAGCATGCTGGTGGCTACAGAGATTTGTAGG GTTGTGAAGAAAAAGCAGCGGACGAGAATAGTGGAATTTTTTATTGATGTGGCACGAGAGTGCTTCAACATCGGAAACTTCAACTCAATGATGGCCATTATCT CTGGCATGAACCTGAGTCCTGTAGCACGGCTAAAGAAAACCTGGTCCAAGGTCAAAACAGCGAAATTCGATGTTTTAGAG CATCACATGGACCCATCCAGCAACTTTTGTAATTACCGGacagccctgcagggagcagcacagAGATCTCAGACTGCCAACAGCAATCGGGAAAAAATTGTCATCCCCGTTTTCAACCTGTTCATTAAAGATATCTACTTTCTGCACAAGATGCACACAAACCGCTTGCCCAATGGACAGATAAACTTCAAG AAATTTTGGGAAATTTCAAGACTAATTCATGATTTCATAACATGGAAGCAAGTAGAGTGTCCTTTTGAGAAGGACAAGAAGATCCAGAGTTATCTACTCACGGCACCTATTTACAGTGAAGAAG CTCTGTTTATAGCATCCTTCGAAAGTGAAGGTCCAGAAAATCACATGGAAAAAGACAGCTGGAAGACACTCAG
- the RASGEF1A gene encoding ras-GEF domain-containing family member 1A isoform X4, producing MFLETLETMPQTPIFSSMLGSSCSGQVQPDMGERCGDPVYQDGNLISGSLEALIERLVPTMDYYPDRTYIFTFLLSSRVFIHPHELLAKVGQICIKQKQQLEIGSEAEKAKLKSFAAKIIQLLKEWTETFPYDFQDEKSMKELKEIAHRITQCDEENGTVKKIISQMTQNLLMTLSARSQYQEIKEKFRQPVTDKGTILKNKPQSTQKDILSICCDPLILAQQLTHIELERVSNIYAEDLMQIVSHMDSLDNHKVRVWCRGDVTKTYTLEAYDNWFNCLSMLVATEICRVVKKKQRTRIVEFFIDVARECFNIGNFNSMMAIISGMNLSPVARLKKTWSKVKTAKFDVLEHHMDPSSNFCNYRTALQGAAQRSQTANSNREKIVIPVFNLFIKDIYFLHKMHTNRLPNGQINFKKFWEISRLIHDFITWKQVECPFEKDKKIQSYLLTAPIYSEEALFIASFESEGPENHMEKDSWKTLRTTLLNRA from the exons GAAACTATGCCCCAGACACCAATATTTTCCAGCATGCTTGGTTCCAGTTGTAGTGGGCAGGTGCAGCCAGACATGGGCGAGAGATGTGGAGATCCTGTTTACCAGGATGGGAATCTCATCTCTGGATCACTGGAGGCCCTGATAGAGCGGCTGGTGCCCACCATGGACTATTATCCTGAT AGGACTTACATCTTCACTTTCCTACTGAGCTCCCGAGTCTTCATCCACCCACACGAGCTTCTGGCAAAAGTGGGGCAGATCTGCAttaagcagaagcagcagcttgaGATTGGGTCTGAGGCAGAAAAG GCAAAGCTAAAATCCTTTGCTGCCAAGATCATTCAGCTCCTGAAAGAATGGACAGAAACATTCCCCTATGACTTCCAGGATGAGAAATCCATGAAGGAGCTGAAGGAGATTGCTCACAGGATCACGCAATGTGATGAG GAAAATGGAACCGTGAAGAAGATCATCAGCCAGATGACACAGAATCTACTGATGACCCTCTCTGCAAGGAGTCAGTACCAGGAGATAAAAGAGAAATTCAGGCAACCTGTTACTGATAAAGGAACCATCCTTAAAAACAAGCCTCAGTCGACCCAGAAGGACATACTGAGCATATGTTGTGACCCACTGATCTTGGCGCAGCAGCTAACTCATATTGAGCTG gagagggtgagcaACATTTACGCAGAGGATCTGATGCAGATTGTCAGTCACATGGATTCCCTGGATAACCACAAGGTGCGTGTGTGG TGCCGAGGCGATGTTACCAAAACCTACACCTTGGAGGCCTATGACAACTGGTTCAACTGCCTCAGCATGCTGGTGGCTACAGAGATTTGTAGG GTTGTGAAGAAAAAGCAGCGGACGAGAATAGTGGAATTTTTTATTGATGTGGCACGAGAGTGCTTCAACATCGGAAACTTCAACTCAATGATGGCCATTATCT CTGGCATGAACCTGAGTCCTGTAGCACGGCTAAAGAAAACCTGGTCCAAGGTCAAAACAGCGAAATTCGATGTTTTAGAG CATCACATGGACCCATCCAGCAACTTTTGTAATTACCGGacagccctgcagggagcagcacagAGATCTCAGACTGCCAACAGCAATCGGGAAAAAATTGTCATCCCCGTTTTCAACCTGTTCATTAAAGATATCTACTTTCTGCACAAGATGCACACAAACCGCTTGCCCAATGGACAGATAAACTTCAAG AAATTTTGGGAAATTTCAAGACTAATTCATGATTTCATAACATGGAAGCAAGTAGAGTGTCCTTTTGAGAAGGACAAGAAGATCCAGAGTTATCTACTCACGGCACCTATTTACAGTGAAGAAG CTCTGTTTATAGCATCCTTCGAAAGTGAAGGTCCAGAAAATCACATGGAAAAAGACAGCTGGAAGACACTCAG